In Miscanthus floridulus cultivar M001 chromosome 5, ASM1932011v1, whole genome shotgun sequence, one genomic interval encodes:
- the LOC136453204 gene encoding protein ULTRAPETALA 1-like — MAAANGVAGTGLFSEEELREVSGVRWGEDFVEVTCGCTSHRYGDAVGRLRVCASGDLEINCECTPGCREDKLTPAAFEKHSGKETAGKWRNTVWVIVQGEKVPLSKTALLKYYYLAHKSGNGSHKGRNARPSHRDEFICCTRCGKERRFRLRSKEECRVYHDALAKVNWTCADLTTDRVTCDDEEERASRKVLRGCSRAPSCTGCMKCVCFGCETCRFKDCDCQTCVDFYRNYKE, encoded by the exons ATGGCCGCAGCGAACGGAGTTGCCGGCACGGGGCTGTTCAGCGAGGAGGAGCTGCGGGAGGTGAGCGGGGTGCGCTGGGGGGAGGACTTTGTCGAGGTGACGTGTGGATGCACCAGCCACCGCTACGGCGACGCCGTCGGCCGCCTTCGCGTCTGCGCGTCCGGCGACCTGGAGATCAACTGCGAGTGCACGCCCGGCTGCCGCGAAG ACAAGCTGACACCTGCTGCCTTTGAGAAGCACTCTGGAAAGGAGACAGCTGGAAAGTGGAGGAACACTGTCTGGGTGATAGTTCAGGGAGAAAAGGTGCCACTGTCAAAGACAGCTCTGCTCAAATACTACTACTTGGCGCACAAATCCGGCAATGGTTCTCACAAAGGTCGTAATGCACGTCCATCTCACCGTGACGAGTTCATCTGCTGCACAAGATGTGGCAAGGAGAGGAGATTTCGGCTCCGGTCAAAAGAAGAGTGCCGTGTTTACCATGATGCTCTTGCCAAAGTTAACTGGACATGCGCAGATTTAACAACTGATAG GGTCACCTGTGACGACGAAGAGGAGCGTGCAAGCCGTAAGGTCCTGCGGGGCTGCTCCCGCGCACCATCCTGCACCGGCTGCATGAAGTGCGTCTGCTTCGGGTGCGAGACCTGCCGCTTCAAGGACTGCGACTGCCAGACCTGCGTCGACTTCTACCGCAACTACAAGGAATAA